A region of Oncorhynchus masou masou isolate Uvic2021 chromosome 29, UVic_Omas_1.1, whole genome shotgun sequence DNA encodes the following proteins:
- the LOC135520671 gene encoding large ribosomal subunit protein eL18, which yields MGVDIRHNKDRKVHRKEPKSQDIYLRLLVKLYRFLARRSTAPFNKVVLRRLFMSRTHRPPISVSRMIRKMKLPGRENRTAVVVGTVTDDVRIQDIPKLKVCALKVTDGARRRILKAGGQVMTFDQLALAAPKGQGTVLLSGPRKGREVYRHFGKACGTPHSHTKPYIRSKGRKFERARGRRSSRGYKA from the exons ATG GGAGTTGACATCCGACACAACAAGGACCGTAAGGTGCACCGAAAGGAGCCCAAGAGTCAGGATATCTACCTGAGGCTCCTGGTCAAG CTGTACAGATTCCTGGCCCGTCGCTCCACTGCTCCCTTCAACAAGGTGGTGCTCAGGAGGCTCTTCATGAGCAGGACCCACAGGCCTCCAATATCGGTGTCTCGCATG ATCCGTAAGATGAAACTGCCTGGACGCGAGAACCGAACCGCAGTTGTCGTGGGAACCGTCACTGATGATGTCAGAATTCAGGATATCCCCAAGCTCAAG GTGTGCGCTCTGAAGGTGACTGACGGCGCTCGCCGCAGGATCCTGAAGGCCGGAGGTCAGGTCATGACCTTTGACCAGCTGGCTCTGGCTGCCCCCAAAGGACAGGGCACCGTGCTGCTGTCAG GACCCCGTAAGGGCAGAGAGGTGTACAGGCATTTTGGAAAAGCCTGTGGAACCCCCCACAGTCACACCAA gCCCTACATTCGCTCCAAGGGCAGGAAGTTTGAGCGTGCTCGTGGGCGCAGATCCAGCCGTGGATACAAGGCCTAA